A stretch of the Lineus longissimus chromosome 10, tnLinLong1.2, whole genome shotgun sequence genome encodes the following:
- the LOC135494376 gene encoding uncharacterized protein LOC135494376, producing MQTGCKRHAAFTGEIMQTGCKRHAAFTGEIMQTECKRHAAFTGEIMQTGCLRHAAFTGEIMQTGCKRHAAFTGEIMQTGCLRHAAFTGEIMQTGCKRHAAFTGEIMQT from the coding sequence ATGCAGACGGGATGTAAACGCCATGCGGCTTTTACAGGCGAGATCATGCAGACGGGATGTAAACGTCATGCGGCTTTTACAGGCGAGATCATGCAGACGGAATGTAAACGTCATGCGGCTTTTACAGGCGAGATCATGCAGACGGGATGTTTACGCCATGCGGCTTTTACAGGCGAGATCATGCAGACGGGATGTAAACGTCATGCGGCTTTTACAGGCGAGATCATGCAGACGGGATGTTTACGCCATGCGGCTTTTACAGGCGAGATCATGCAGACGGGATGTAAACGTCATGCGGCTTTTACAGGCGAGATCATGCAGACGTGA